The nucleotide sequence AACCAGGATCATCCTTCAAGCCCATTGTCTATTCCGCGGCCCTGGACAACGGGTTCACGGCGTCGAGCATCATCGTCGACGCGCCCATTGTTTTTGACGACGGCAGCGGCAAGCCCTGGAAACCCGAAAATTTCGAGGGAATTTTCTACGGTCCGACCCTGCTGCGGACCGCCTTGGTCAAATCCCGCAATCTGGTCACCATCCGCATTGCCCAGCGCGTGGGCATGAACACGATCATCGACCGGGCCAAGGCCATGGGGCTGACCGGCATCATGGAGCCCAATCTGTCCCTGGCCCTGGGTTCCGGCCAGTTCACGCCCCTGAACATGGCCCAGGCGTACACGGTCTTCGCGCGGGGCGGGACGGCCATCACCCCCCGGCTGATCGAAAGCGTGTCCTCGCCCTGGGGCGAGCAGCTGTTCACGGCCACCGAGGAAGTGCGCGAGGTCATGAAGCCGGAAACCGCCTATATCATGTGCAACCTGATGCAGCAGGTGGTCCAGGAGGGCACCGCCGCCCGCGCCAAGGCCCTGGGGCGGCCGGTGGCCGGCAAGACCGGCACCACCAACGATGAACAGGACGCCTGGTTCATGGGCTTTTCACCCTATCTGGTGACCGGCGTCTGGGTTGGATACGACCAGATCAAGCCCATGGGCCGCTTCGAGACCGGTTCCCGGGCCGCCCTGCCCATCTGGCTCGACTACCGGACCAAGGTCGAGCCCAAGTATCCGGTCGAGGATTTTCCCGTGCCTCCGGGCATCGTCATGGCCAGGGTCAATGCCCGTTCCGGTGGCTTGGCTTCGGCTGAAGACAAAAACGCCTTCGTGTTGCCCTTTCAAAATGGCACCGAACCCGTGGCCACTGCCGGCGGTTGGGAACTGGACGCCGATCCGGGGTCCTCCAATGCCGGCGCCGAAAGCCTGCTTAAACAGATCTTCTGATTCCGCGTGGGGCCGCCCGGCCCCGCCATGATCTCAACCATTCAGAATTCATGAATATCATCGCTTCGATTCGTGGCGTGCTGCACCGTTCGGCACGCATCAGCCTGGAACTCTACAAGATCATGATTCCCATCTTGATCGTGGTCAAAATTCTGCAGGAGTTGGACCTCATCGCCTGGGTCGCCCTGCCCCTGGGACCGGTCATGGAGCTGGTCGGGCTGCCGGGAGAAATGGGCCTGGTCTGGGCCACGGCCATGATCAACAACATCTACGGCAGCATGATCGTGTTCGTGTCCCTGGCCGCCAGTCATGCCATGACCACGGCCCAGGTCACGGTTCTGGGCACCATGATCCTCATCGCCCACTCCCTGCCCATTGAATTGCAGGTAGCGCGCAAGTCCGGTCCGGCCCTGTGGTTCCAGGCCGTGCTGCGCATCGGCGGCGCCCTGATTCTGGGCTGGCTGCTGTCGCGGGTCTATGCCTGGGGCGGCTGGCTGCAGGAACCAAGCGTCCTTCTCTGGAAGCCCGAAGCCCAAAGTCCGGACCTGGTGTCCTGGGGGCTGCGGCAAATCAAGAATCTGGGCATGGTTTTCGTGGTCATCACGGCCTTGAGCGGGCTCATGCAGATTTTCAACGCCATCCGCCTGACCGACGTCTGCGTCTGGCTGCTCTCGCCCGTGTTGCGTCTTTTGGGCATCGGGCGCGAGGCCGGCCCCCTGACCATTGTCGGCATGGTCATGGGCCTGTCCTACGGCGGCGGCATGATCATGCACGAGGCCCATTCGGGCAAGGTCGCGGCCAAGGATGTGTTTTCGTCCCTGAGTTTGATGGGTCTGGCCCATTCCGTGTTCGAGGACACGCTGCTCATGGCCGTGCTCGGGGGGCATGCTTCGGGACTGTTGTGGGCGCGGATACTTTTTACCCTGATCGTGACCGCGCTTTTGGTACGGGTGGTGGCGTGGCTGGGTGATGCCTTTTTTTACCGCTATCTGTTCCGCACGCCGGATCTGGACGCGGCCATGCGGCCCTGCTGTCCGGGGGCGGTTATGGGCAAAAAATAGGGCGGCCGAACTCGGCTCCGGTCGCCTGGCTGCACGTTTTCCGCGGTCACGAATCGAGGGCGTCCGCCAGGAGGGCCGTTCCTGACGGTGGCCAGGTGCCGGCACTGACGCGGTCCTTGTGCCAACGGCTCATGGCTGCGTCATCGACCGCGTATTCGCCCCAGGCTGATTTCCAAACCACGGCCGGAGTCCGCTGACGTAGAGACTCCACGGCGTTTTGCGCTTGCTGGGCGGTTACTTTTTTACCGGTTTTTTGTTGATAGAAGCGCAGAGATTCCCCGTCATATGGCCGGAAGTGTTGGCCTTTTTCCAAAAGACGCCACAGCACGGCCTGCTCCAGGGGCTTGAGGCCTAAAAAGGAGGATTCCATTTGCGCCTCGTCTTCCTGCTGACGTTGCCAGGCCGCCTGGGCCACAATCGGCTCGAACCGTCCGGAATTGCCGGATAAAGGACTCAATGCCTGACCCAAGACGTCCATGAAAAACTGCGGACGCGATCCAAAACGCTGGAATGCCTCGAACAAGAGAGTTTGATCGACGGGAATGAGATCCGGGCGCTGGGCTTCGATGAGGTGGATGAGATGCGCGATGAAGTCCTCGCCCAGCTCCGGCATGCGCTGGACCTTGGATCCATAGAAAGGTGCACCGTTGGTGTTCACCAATCGCAACAGTTTGTCTCTGTCGGAGCCAGACATGACGAGCATGAGATTCACCTTGCCAGGGCTGTTCAGCTGGTCGCGGGCGGATTTCAGGGCGGCCATGGCGATCGTGCCCGTTTCGCTGGTCAGGGCGTGTTGCGCTTCATCAATGATCAGGGCCACGGGCGTTCGCGCGGCATGATGCAGGGCGCGGAGCGCGTCGGGCAGGGTGGCGCCGTCGAGTGCTCCGATCTTGCTGGTATCGATGGAAAGCCACCCGCCGAGGCTGACATTTTCCAGGCCCGCGCTTTTGGCTGCGCGGGCCACGAATCCCAGGTGCGGCTCCAGGGCTCGTCCGACGGCCTCGGCGATAAGAACGCCTGGATCCCGACGCTGGTCTGCCCAGAGGTCGAGGTACACGACCGTGACGCCACGTTTTTCCAGTTCTGGCCTGAAGTCGTGTTGGAGAAACGTGGTCTTGCCTGTCCGCCGTGGGGCGGCCAGGAACAGGCCATTTTGGAGATCGCCGAAGAGCGTGGCTCCGAGCAGATCATCCGCCAAGCGCGCGGCCAGGGCGGTACGGGAAAAATGGAGCATTGTTTTTATCCTTTTTTATTTTATTTGCGATAAATTATCTTCGACAAAATAAAAGTCAATAAAAGCTCCATTTCTTTCAGGGGATCATGCCCCGCTCAAAGCATTTGCAACTCCCAATTCCAGAGCCCTTGTCGTTCCTTGATGGTCACCTTTTCCGGCACGGGTTCGTGCAGGCGGGCCAAGACCGCGTAGCCGGCCCGTTCCAGCTCGGCCCATTTTTCACTCAGATCCAGGGCCCAATTGGGGAAGGTCCAGACCAGCTGGCCGTAGGTGCGGCTCCAGAATTGTTCGCCCTTGGGGCTTTGGAAAGGATCGCGTTCGCGCAGGTGCTCGGAGCGGATGCGCGCCACGCACAGCGGATGGATGCCCTTGACCAGGATGCCCAGGGGCAGGGGCGAGGTCTTGGGGAGCTCCAGAAATCCGTCGCGGTCCAGTTCCGGGCTGACAAAGGCGCCGGCGAAGCCCATCCGGGCCAGGGCGGCCAGGGCCAGGGGATTGGCCGTGTTGCACATGGGACCGGCCCAGAAGGTGCACCGCTCGGGCTTGGCGAACAGGCCCAGCTGCCAGGGCGCGTTGAGCACGAACTGCTTGGCGCCGAGGCGGGTCATGGTCTCCAGGCAATCGGTCCAGGCCTTTTCCTCGCCCGGCCAGATCACCGGCGGCAGCCACCACCAGACGCGGCCAAAGATATTCTTGGAGATGGTCCGTTCCACGCCGGGTGTCAGCCACACGGCCTGCTCGCTTTGGTTGCCCAGTCGGTGCGGCAGGGCGCGCCAGACATCCATCTCGCGCGTTTTGATTCTGCCCCTGGGGCCCTTGGCTCCGAGCGGC is from Deltaproteobacteria bacterium and encodes:
- a CDS encoding ATP-binding protein; the protein is MLHFSRTALAARLADDLLGATLFGDLQNGLFLAAPRRTGKTTFLQHDFRPELEKRGVTVVYLDLWADQRRDPGVLIAEAVGRALEPHLGFVARAAKSAGLENVSLGGWLSIDTSKIGALDGATLPDALRALHHAARTPVALIIDEAQHALTSETGTIAMAALKSARDQLNSPGKVNLMLVMSGSDRDKLLRLVNTNGAPFYGSKVQRMPELGEDFIAHLIHLIEAQRPDLIPVDQTLLFEAFQRFGSRPQFFMDVLGQALSPLSGNSGRFEPIVAQAAWQRQQEDEAQMESSFLGLKPLEQAVLWRLLEKGQHFRPYDGESLRFYQQKTGKKVTAQQAQNAVESLRQRTPAVVWKSAWGEYAVDDAAMSRWHKDRVSAGTWPPSGTALLADALDS